The following proteins come from a genomic window of Ictalurus furcatus strain D&B chromosome 12, Billie_1.0, whole genome shotgun sequence:
- the LOC128615362 gene encoding histone H2B-like, whose protein sequence is MWVCKYSAREAGASHSLFVYSSSTIMPDPAKAAPKKGSKKAVTKTAGKGGKKRRKSRKESYAIYVYKVLKQVHPDTGISSKAMGIMNSFVNDIFERIAGESSRLAHYNKRSTITSREIQTAVRLLLPGELAKHAVSEGTKAVTKYTSSK, encoded by the coding sequence ATGTGGGTCTGTAAATACAGCGCGCGCGAGGCGGGCGCTAGTCATTCCCTGTTCGTGTACTCGAGTAGCACCATCATGCCCGATCCAGCCAAGGCCGCGCCCAAGAAGGGATCAAAGAAAGCCGTGACCAAGACGGCCGGTAAAGGAGGCAAGAAGCGCAGAAAGTCCAGGAAGGAGAGTTATGCCATCTACGTGTACAAGGTCCTGAAGCAGGTGCATCCTGACACCGGCATCTCATCTAAGGCCATGGGCATTATGAACTCCTTCGTGAATGATATTTTTGAGCGCATCGCCGGTGAGTCTTCTCGTCTAGCTCACTACAACAAGCGCTCCACCATCACCTCCAGGGAGATCCAGACCGCCGTGCGCCTGTTGCTTCCCGGCGAGCTGGCCAAGCACGCCGTGTCCGAGGGCACAAAGGCCGTCACCAAGTACACCAGCTCCAAATAA